ATAATGacataaaagaaaaaggtttctttATGACCTAAATGTATTTGAAGAGACTATCAAtgcaatataaataaaacctcTCACCTTTTTGTATTCTCCATTTCAAATTCTTCCTTATTTAAACAAAACCTCATTCCTAAATTCAAAATACAGCAAGACAGGAGCAAATCAACATTTCTCAATTCCACACATTTTTAATCTCTcatggtaatttttttttttaattcttttttgtgTTCATTCAATAATTCACATTGGATTTATATTACTTGTTAGAAAAGATGACTGTTTACATCTCATTTCCCGCCTTTTTGATGAGCAtggttcttgttgttgttgttgctgctttagtttacatatatagattttgttgaatttGCTAAAATCTAATTGGGTCTATACATTAATTTGTGAGATGGAGGATCTGCTGATTAGTAATAACTTGATCAAACTTAAGTGGTAATAAGTTTTTGGATTATTAAATTAGAACTTTAAGCATTTTAATAATTAGTGGTTTGTATGTGAGATATTTAGATGGCTTGTAGTGATTACTGATGGGTGAAATGAGCTTTTTGTTTCGCCAAAGATATCTGTCGGTTAATTCGTCtcaaaataaatatttgtatatttttcttatttcaaAACAGTTATGGTTTTCacatttcaaaataatataatagaatttttttttttttcttttttcccttCGTTacatatgtttttcaaaaagtGCATTTCTAATAAAAGTTGTAAAACTAGCATAGTAATTGTGCTATGCGGTAAGTTTGTgtagtttcttattttttatttttttttaaatagaagTGTAAAATACCAAAGGAACGAAATCCAGAATATCAGGCAGCTGTGGATGGTGCTGGGAGTAGATCGATGACGGTCGGTGGTGTGAGATGTGGAGAGAAGAGAGGGTTGATGGGTCACTTTTGTTTTAGGTGAAAGAGGTGGTGTGTCACCATGTAAAAGCTGTTACTTATTTTTTAGGCTTCATACTATAGATATACATTCGACTACTAATTAGAACTGCGATAATTAGTTACACATTTCTAAAACTGTGTGTATTTTGTCTGTTTAATGTTATTTAGGGTGTGAGGAGTGGTTATTATGAGTTGGTGTCTTCAGGTTGCCCTTTATGCCAGCCAAGTTTAGTTTGTTTTTGGTTAAAACTGGGTCTGTTGCAACATGTTAAAGAAATGTAATAAGTTACGGTATCGAAAATAGTTGTCATTTAACATCATGTTGCTTCCTTTGTTTAAGAGATTATAAATGCACGAAACTTGTTTTTGCATTAATTCCACTGCCATACTTCTGTTGATGTTTAGTCCGGGTATGTGGATATATAGGCataatatttcaagaaagtatGTGTTTACTgtgttattttttattagtataAATCTGTTTGCGAGATGTTTGTATACTTTTATCTCATTGGCTGGTTTCCAGCCGATTTTGTGCGTTCTCAAACAAATAATCAATATTGCAGGCCAATGCAGCATCAGGGTTTGCTGTGCACGATGAGTGCAAGCTAAAGTTTCTTGACTTGAAGGCAAAGAGGACCTTTCGCTTCATCATTTATAAAATTGAGGAGAAACAGAAGGAAGTTATTGTTGAGAAGCTGGGAGAACCAGGTGAAAGTTACGAAGATTTTACTGCTTGCCTTCCGGCTGATGAATGCCGATATGCCgtttatgattttgattttgttacCGCTGAAAATTGCCAAAAGAGCAGAATCTTCTTCATCGCTTGGTAATAATCTTTTCACCACTTCTCGTAGATTTGTATTGTTATGTAATAATGTTGTTCTAGTAATCATGAATAAGGTATTAGTTACTAACGAATAATTAaagcctttaaaaaaaatgtgtaagCATGACACTGACCCGGCTCATCTAGACTCATAGCAAATGGCCCATTTCAGTGTGAACGTCTTTTGGCCCGATATACCCTTCTTGCTACCTATTTATTTGATTATCGCTATATTGGAACTTTTGCAACTCATCTGTTTCATATGTTATTCTGTTTCTAAAGGTCCCCGGATACTGCCAGAGTGAGGACCAAAATGATATATGCCAGCTCAAAGGACAGGTTCAAGAGAGAACTTGATGGC
The Erigeron canadensis isolate Cc75 chromosome 2, C_canadensis_v1, whole genome shotgun sequence DNA segment above includes these coding regions:
- the LOC122587081 gene encoding actin-depolymerizing factor 2 — translated: MANAASGFAVHDECKLKFLDLKAKRTFRFIIYKIEEKQKEVIVEKLGEPGESYEDFTACLPADECRYAVYDFDFVTAENCQKSRIFFIAWSPDTARVRTKMIYASSKDRFKRELDGIQVELQATDPTEVGLDIIKSRAN